From one Gracilibacillus salinarum genomic stretch:
- a CDS encoding DUF342 domain-containing protein, translating to MSELKENIVIKVSHDRLSATLLLKKPELIDTLTFEEIQEVLNENNITYGILDLNKIDWKTQLTEEQRIVIAKGKVPVNGEDGKLLVRQSTENELGEEEKSSFRDVRKIPMVEVDDLLAQVIPPTEGEAGIDVFKQPLRPRKGKPLPITAGQNVNFDKDQLSYFALAAGQLSIVNHVIQVHPLYEVNGDLSLKTGNIEFNGSVSIKGNVPSGYRVKAKGDIIVYGIVEGSFLSADGNITIREGIAGMDKAKIHAAGDIEVAYINQAEVTAGRDLKVKKSIMQSQCEAQENIFCPNGNIIGGSCSAGKIIEVKNLGNMANLKTVLSFGVSKKIIDRVNKLNKKRTELDNNKQKLRMLGDQLIEKKKAVGELPAKERIMLLKQRNMFEITTEQLQQVTDELSELQFEISNFAGLKLFVRGRAYENVELFFGKYKRLLNQEHVHFEACLDEKEIVIQSSPSK from the coding sequence ATGAGTGAATTAAAAGAAAATATCGTGATAAAAGTAAGTCATGATCGCTTATCTGCTACCTTACTATTAAAGAAACCGGAGCTTATTGATACGCTCACTTTTGAAGAAATACAAGAAGTGTTGAACGAAAACAATATTACATACGGAATACTTGATTTAAACAAAATTGATTGGAAGACACAGCTGACCGAGGAGCAAAGAATTGTTATAGCAAAAGGGAAAGTACCTGTTAATGGCGAGGATGGCAAATTGTTGGTTCGTCAATCAACAGAGAACGAGCTGGGAGAAGAAGAGAAGTCTTCTTTTCGTGATGTTCGTAAGATTCCTATGGTGGAAGTAGATGACCTGTTAGCACAAGTGATCCCACCAACGGAAGGGGAAGCAGGAATAGACGTTTTTAAACAGCCGCTCCGTCCAAGAAAGGGGAAACCATTACCAATTACAGCTGGACAAAATGTAAATTTCGACAAAGATCAGCTCTCGTATTTCGCTTTAGCTGCCGGACAATTATCGATTGTCAACCATGTCATTCAAGTTCATCCATTATATGAAGTGAATGGTGATTTGTCATTGAAAACAGGTAATATAGAATTTAATGGTTCGGTTAGTATTAAAGGTAATGTTCCGAGCGGATACAGAGTCAAAGCCAAAGGTGACATTATTGTATATGGGATTGTTGAAGGGTCATTTTTGTCTGCAGATGGTAACATTACCATAAGAGAAGGGATTGCAGGAATGGATAAAGCGAAAATCCATGCGGCCGGAGATATCGAAGTGGCCTATATTAATCAGGCAGAGGTTACGGCAGGACGTGATCTAAAAGTAAAAAAATCGATTATGCAGTCTCAATGTGAAGCACAGGAAAATATATTCTGTCCAAATGGTAATATTATTGGCGGGAGTTGCTCGGCTGGGAAAATCATTGAAGTGAAGAATCTTGGAAATATGGCAAATCTAAAAACAGTTCTTTCTTTTGGAGTAAGTAAAAAGATTATCGATCGTGTAAATAAACTTAATAAAAAGCGGACAGAATTAGACAACAATAAGCAAAAATTGCGAATGCTGGGAGATCAGTTGATCGAAAAGAAAAAGGCGGTAGGAGAATTACCAGCGAAAGAACGGATAATGTTACTAAAGCAACGTAACATGTTCGAGATTACAACCGAGCAACTACAGCAAGTTACCGATGAATTGAGCGAATTGCAATTTGAAATAAGTAACTTTGCCGGTCTAAAGCTTTTCGTCAGGGGCAGAGCATATGAAAATGTAGAACTGTTCTTCGGTAAATACAAACGTTTATTAAACCAAGAACATGTTCATTTTGAAGCATGTTTAGATGAAAAAGAAATCGTTATTCAATCTTCTCCGAGTAAGTAA
- a CDS encoding DUF6115 domain-containing protein — protein sequence MQYLILFSFIIHIITFIIIRQLKNKIDNMHAVEAKVDAQVKSIEDTLALYLVEIKEENDQFIQEMTKSQQSTAKNKPENSRQAEPDEPATHSGYYQPVSTIDHVEDVVEHSLAGSILHLRQQGLTVDQIAKKLDKGKTEVELILKFQQKK from the coding sequence ATGCAATATTTAATTTTATTTAGTTTTATTATTCATATCATTACATTTATTATTATCAGACAGTTAAAAAACAAAATAGATAACATGCACGCTGTCGAGGCAAAGGTAGATGCACAAGTTAAAAGTATAGAAGACACATTAGCGCTGTATTTAGTCGAAATAAAAGAAGAAAACGATCAATTCATTCAAGAAATGACGAAATCCCAGCAATCGACTGCAAAGAATAAACCGGAAAATTCGAGGCAGGCAGAACCAGATGAACCTGCAACACACTCCGGATATTATCAACCAGTTTCGACAATCGATCATGTAGAAGATGTCGTGGAACATTCTCTTGCCGGATCCATACTGCATCTGCGGCAACAAGGTCTTACCGTTGACCAAATAGCGAAAAAATTAGATAAAGGTAAAACAGAAGTAGAATTAATCTTGAAATTTCAACAAAAAAAATGA
- the rpsB gene encoding 30S ribosomal protein S2, giving the protein MAVISMKQLLEAGVHFGHQTRRWNPKMKKYIFTERNGIYIIDLQKTVKKVEEAYNFVKEIAENDGTVLFVGTKKQAQESVKEEAIRSGMYFVNQRWLGGTLTNFETIRKRINRLKDIEKMEEDGTFEVLPKKEVVGLLKEKERLVKFLGGIKEMNKIPDALFIIDPRKERIAVAEAHKLNIPIVGIVDTNCDPDEIDYVIPANDDAIRAVKLLTGKMADAILEAKQGEVTEEAAEQAETAEEKAVESASE; this is encoded by the coding sequence ATGGCAGTTATTTCAATGAAACAACTACTAGAAGCTGGTGTTCATTTCGGACATCAAACACGCCGTTGGAACCCAAAAATGAAGAAATATATCTTCACAGAGCGTAACGGCATTTACATCATCGACTTACAGAAAACAGTGAAAAAGGTAGAAGAAGCGTATAATTTCGTTAAAGAAATCGCTGAGAACGATGGAACTGTTTTATTCGTAGGTACGAAAAAACAAGCACAAGAATCTGTGAAAGAAGAAGCGATCCGTTCTGGTATGTACTTCGTTAACCAACGTTGGTTAGGCGGAACGTTAACAAACTTCGAAACTATTCGCAAACGTATCAACCGTTTGAAAGATATCGAAAAAATGGAAGAAGACGGAACTTTTGAAGTATTACCGAAGAAAGAAGTTGTAGGTCTTCTAAAAGAAAAAGAACGCTTAGTGAAATTTTTAGGCGGTATTAAAGAAATGAATAAAATTCCTGATGCTTTATTCATTATTGACCCGAGAAAAGAACGTATTGCTGTTGCAGAAGCACATAAATTAAACATTCCAATTGTAGGGATTGTAGATACTAACTGTGACCCTGATGAGATTGATTATGTAATTCCAGCAAATGATGACGCAATTCGTGCTGTGAAACTTCTTACTGGTAAAATGGCAGATGCTATTTTAGAAGCGAAGCAAGGAGAAGTAACAGAAGAAGCTGCAGAGCAAGCAGAAACTGCTGAAGAAAAAGCAGTGGAATCTGCAAGCGAGTAA
- the tsf gene encoding translation elongation factor Ts, with the protein MAISAQMVKELREKTGAGMMDCKKALQETDGNIEQAVDYLREKGISKAAKKADRIAAEGTAFVEVSGNEAVLLELNCETDFVTKNDQFKTLAQELANHILSQKPATVEEALQQPLNGDGETLEAFINANIAKIGEKLSLRRFELISKTDNDAFGAYTHMGGNIGVVTVLEGTTDEQVAKDIAMHAAAVNPKYLSRDAVSAEDVEKEREVLKTQALNEGKPEHIVEKMVEGRLNKFFEEICLLEQSFVKDPDQKVKQIAKNHNATVASFVRYEVGEGIEKREDNFAEEVMSQVNKK; encoded by the coding sequence ATGGCAATTTCAGCACAAATGGTAAAAGAATTACGTGAAAAAACTGGTGCAGGTATGATGGACTGTAAAAAAGCACTTCAAGAAACAGATGGTAATATCGAACAAGCGGTTGATTACCTACGTGAAAAAGGTATTTCAAAAGCAGCTAAAAAAGCAGATCGTATTGCAGCAGAAGGTACTGCGTTTGTAGAAGTTTCTGGTAATGAAGCGGTATTATTAGAACTGAACTGTGAAACAGATTTCGTAACGAAAAATGACCAGTTTAAAACATTAGCACAAGAGCTTGCGAACCATATCTTATCTCAAAAGCCAGCTACTGTGGAAGAAGCTTTACAACAGCCATTAAATGGTGACGGAGAAACGTTAGAAGCGTTTATTAATGCTAATATTGCAAAAATCGGTGAAAAATTATCATTACGTCGCTTTGAATTAATTAGCAAAACAGATAACGATGCATTCGGTGCTTACACCCATATGGGTGGTAACATCGGTGTGGTTACTGTACTTGAAGGCACTACTGATGAGCAAGTTGCAAAAGACATTGCAATGCACGCAGCTGCTGTTAACCCTAAATACTTATCTCGTGATGCAGTTTCTGCAGAAGATGTAGAAAAAGAACGTGAAGTTCTAAAAACACAAGCATTAAACGAAGGTAAACCAGAGCATATTGTTGAAAAAATGGTAGAAGGCCGTTTAAACAAATTCTTTGAAGAAATTTGTCTTTTAGAGCAAAGCTTCGTTAAAGATCCTGATCAAAAAGTAAAACAAATTGCTAAAAACCATAATGCGACAGTTGCCTCATTTGTACGTTATGAAGTTGGTGAAGGTATCGAGAAACGTGAAGATAACTTTGCTGAAGAAGTAATGAGTCAAGTTAATAAAAAATAA
- the pyrH gene encoding UMP kinase: MATANYRRIVLKLSGEALSGVQGFGLEPSIIQSVAKQVKDIVELGVEVAIVVGGGNIWRGKVGSEMGMDRANADYMGMLATVMNSLALQDSLENVGIPTRVQTSIEMRQVAEPYIRRKAIRHLEKKRVVIFAAGTGNPYFSTDTTAALRAAEIEADVILMAKNNVDGVYTADPKLDKDARKYDELSYLEILNEGLGVMDSTASSLCMDNNIPLLVFSISEEGNIKKAVIGENIGTIIKGS, translated from the coding sequence ATGGCTACTGCTAACTACAGAAGAATCGTTCTAAAATTAAGTGGTGAAGCACTAAGTGGTGTTCAAGGGTTTGGTCTTGAGCCATCTATCATTCAATCTGTCGCAAAACAAGTGAAAGATATTGTTGAGCTAGGTGTAGAGGTTGCAATTGTTGTTGGTGGTGGCAATATTTGGCGTGGTAAAGTTGGCAGCGAAATGGGTATGGATCGTGCTAACGCTGATTATATGGGGATGCTAGCAACAGTAATGAACTCTCTAGCGCTGCAAGACAGCTTAGAGAACGTAGGAATTCCGACACGCGTGCAAACATCAATTGAGATGCGTCAAGTGGCAGAACCTTATATTCGCAGAAAAGCAATCCGTCATTTAGAGAAAAAACGCGTTGTTATTTTTGCAGCCGGTACTGGTAACCCATATTTCTCAACAGATACAACAGCGGCATTAAGAGCAGCCGAGATTGAAGCAGATGTTATATTGATGGCGAAGAATAATGTCGATGGTGTTTACACAGCAGACCCGAAACTCGACAAAGATGCCAGGAAGTATGACGAATTATCCTATCTGGAAATTTTAAATGAAGGATTAGGTGTAATGGATTCCACTGCATCTTCCTTATGTATGGATAACAATATCCCACTGCTTGTATTTTCGATTTCAGAAGAAGGAAACATTAAAAAAGCTGTAATTGGTGAAAATATTGGAACAATTATAAAGGGGAGTTAA
- the frr gene encoding ribosome recycling factor, whose product MSQQLLNETKDKMSQAAKAYSKNLATVRAGRANPAILDSVQVEYYGALTPLNQLSSISVPEARLLVITPFDKSSVSDIEKAIQKADLGLSPSNDGNVIRISIPALTEERRKELVKVVGKYAEEAKVQIRNIRREANDQLKKDEKNGDITEDDLRGFQDDVQTETNAQINKIDELTKQKEQEIMEV is encoded by the coding sequence ATGTCTCAACAATTACTTAACGAAACAAAAGATAAGATGAGTCAAGCGGCGAAAGCTTACTCAAAAAATTTAGCAACAGTTAGAGCTGGAAGAGCGAATCCAGCAATCCTTGACAGTGTTCAAGTAGAATACTATGGTGCATTAACACCATTAAATCAATTGTCTTCTATTTCTGTACCAGAAGCGAGATTATTAGTCATAACACCATTTGATAAATCATCTGTATCTGATATAGAAAAAGCAATTCAAAAAGCAGATTTAGGTCTTTCACCTTCCAATGATGGTAATGTGATTCGTATCAGTATTCCTGCATTAACAGAGGAACGCCGTAAGGAACTAGTCAAAGTAGTTGGTAAGTATGCAGAAGAAGCGAAAGTACAAATTCGTAACATTCGCCGTGAAGCAAACGATCAATTAAAGAAAGACGAGAAAAATGGTGACATTACGGAAGACGATTTAAGAGGCTTCCAAGACGACGTTCAGACAGAAACAAATGCACAAATTAACAAAATTGACGAATTAACTAAACAAAAAGAACAAGAAATTATGGAAGTATAA
- a CDS encoding isoprenyl transferase, which produces MRLFKLPFNNKKEKNVEISTDLSENIPKHIAIIMDGNGRWAQKRGLPRIAGHREGMDNVKRIVKAANLLQVEVLTLYAFSTENWKRPSNEVEYLMRLPIDFLQHYLPELVEENVRVQTIGEAQDLPANTQKAILNAKQQTADNTGLILNIAINYGSRFEMIRSIKEICEEVQEGKYGIDEITENTLSHHLYTSQLEDPDLLIRTSGELRLSNFLLWQAAYSELWFTETLWPDFHTEEFEEAIRDYQKRKRRYGGI; this is translated from the coding sequence ATGCGTTTGTTTAAACTTCCTTTTAACAATAAAAAAGAGAAAAACGTCGAAATCTCAACGGACCTATCAGAAAATATTCCGAAACATATTGCGATTATCATGGATGGTAATGGCAGATGGGCTCAGAAACGTGGGTTGCCACGTATTGCTGGTCACCGTGAAGGGATGGATAATGTCAAAAGGATTGTAAAAGCAGCGAATCTGCTTCAAGTGGAAGTATTAACACTTTACGCTTTTTCAACGGAGAATTGGAAGCGGCCTTCGAATGAAGTAGAATATCTGATGAGATTGCCGATTGATTTCCTGCAGCATTATTTACCTGAACTAGTAGAAGAGAATGTTCGTGTGCAGACAATTGGAGAAGCGCAAGATTTACCAGCCAACACTCAAAAAGCCATTCTCAATGCAAAGCAGCAAACAGCTGACAACACTGGTTTAATCTTAAATATTGCGATAAATTATGGTAGTCGATTTGAAATGATCCGCTCTATTAAAGAAATATGTGAAGAAGTTCAGGAAGGCAAGTATGGGATTGATGAAATTACAGAAAATACATTAAGCCATCATTTGTATACTTCACAGTTAGAGGATCCGGATTTATTGATTCGTACAAGTGGTGAACTGAGACTGAGTAATTTCCTGCTCTGGCAGGCTGCCTATTCAGAGTTGTGGTTCACTGAAACACTTTGGCCTGACTTTCATACAGAAGAATTTGAAGAGGCTATCCGCGACTATCAAAAAAGAAAACGTCGTTATGGCGGTATATAA
- a CDS encoding phosphatidate cytidylyltransferase codes for MKTRIITAIVAILLFFPIIFLSGLTFKIVMYIITTIGFLELLHMRNMTRFPIPTFLGVAFLWSLLVYDEFLYFSSGLELLMFFVLILLGYTVLVKNKFTFEDAGFLILASIYVGLGFYYVIETREVDNGLVYIFYVILVILSTDSGAYFFGRAFGKHKLWPKISPKKTVEGALGGILLACIVAVVFDYFFPVPGALFELIIVTILSSIFAQIGDLVESAIKRHYDVKDSGKLLPGHGGILDRFDSWLFVFPLLHFIHFIS; via the coding sequence ATGAAAACTAGAATTATAACGGCTATCGTGGCAATATTACTTTTTTTCCCCATCATATTTTTAAGTGGATTAACATTTAAAATCGTGATGTATATCATTACAACGATAGGTTTTTTGGAATTGTTACACATGAGAAATATGACAAGATTTCCTATTCCTACTTTTTTGGGAGTAGCTTTTCTTTGGTCGTTGTTAGTGTACGATGAATTCTTATACTTCTCTTCAGGACTTGAACTGCTTATGTTTTTTGTGCTGATTTTATTAGGTTATACGGTCCTGGTAAAGAACAAATTCACTTTTGAGGATGCTGGCTTTTTGATTTTAGCATCTATTTATGTAGGTTTAGGCTTCTATTACGTGATTGAAACGCGAGAGGTCGATAATGGACTAGTCTATATTTTTTATGTTATTCTTGTGATATTATCAACGGATTCCGGTGCCTATTTCTTTGGAAGAGCATTTGGTAAACATAAATTGTGGCCGAAAATCAGTCCTAAAAAAACAGTAGAAGGTGCGTTGGGTGGTATACTGCTTGCCTGTATTGTAGCGGTAGTATTTGATTACTTCTTTCCCGTGCCAGGTGCGCTGTTTGAATTGATTATCGTGACGATACTGTCATCCATATTTGCTCAAATTGGTGATTTAGTCGAGTCGGCGATTAAACGACATTATGATGTGAAGGATTCAGGTAAACTGTTACCAGGTCACGGCGGAATTCTCGATCGGTTTGATAGCTGGTTATTTGTATTTCCGTTGTTACATTTTATCCATTTCATCTCATAA
- the dxr gene encoding 1-deoxy-D-xylulose-5-phosphate reductoisomerase, with the protein MKNITLLGATGSIGLQTLDVIREHNDKFRLFAIAFGKNVDKAIDIIESFHPKKIVVQEESIRQQLLAHNDQLTILLGNEGMEEISADADTDVLVNAVMGSIGLSATITAIRHKKQIAIANKETLVTAGHIVMAEAKKYGVDLLPVDSEHSAIFQALNGEHAKDVHKLILTASGGSFRDKKRSDLHGVTVHDALNHPNWSMGAKITIDSATMMNKGLEVIEAHWLFDMAYNKIDVIQHKESIIHSMVEYVDNSVIAQLGTPDMRVPIQYALTYPDRMALPASKRLDLVEISTLHFDRMDTERFPCLAFAYEAGNKGGSLPTVLNAANEAAVDLFLNEKITFLEIEEVIANAMAHYPFIDQPDISAIQKIDQEVRQQIYEKY; encoded by the coding sequence ATGAAAAATATCACATTATTAGGTGCAACCGGATCAATTGGTTTGCAGACATTGGATGTTATCCGAGAACATAACGATAAATTTCGATTATTTGCTATTGCATTTGGTAAAAATGTTGATAAGGCAATTGATATTATCGAATCCTTTCATCCCAAAAAGATTGTGGTGCAAGAGGAATCAATTAGACAGCAGTTGTTAGCACATAACGATCAATTAACCATTTTACTCGGAAACGAAGGTATGGAAGAAATCAGCGCGGATGCTGATACGGACGTATTAGTTAATGCGGTAATGGGTAGTATCGGTCTAAGCGCTACAATTACAGCAATTAGACATAAGAAACAGATTGCCATAGCTAATAAAGAAACATTAGTGACTGCCGGTCATATTGTGATGGCAGAAGCAAAAAAATATGGGGTGGACTTGCTTCCGGTTGATAGTGAGCACTCAGCCATTTTTCAAGCATTAAATGGGGAACATGCTAAAGATGTACATAAACTTATTCTTACAGCATCAGGTGGAAGTTTCCGAGATAAAAAGCGTTCTGACCTCCATGGAGTAACCGTACACGATGCTCTCAACCATCCAAATTGGAGTATGGGTGCTAAGATTACGATCGATTCTGCTACGATGATGAACAAAGGTTTGGAAGTAATTGAAGCACATTGGCTATTTGATATGGCCTATAACAAGATCGATGTCATTCAGCATAAAGAAAGCATTATCCACTCTATGGTTGAATATGTTGATAACAGTGTTATTGCACAACTGGGTACACCGGATATGCGCGTGCCGATTCAGTATGCTTTGACCTATCCGGATCGCATGGCGTTGCCAGCATCTAAGCGTCTTGACTTGGTTGAAATCAGTACTTTGCATTTTGACAGAATGGACACTGAACGCTTTCCATGTCTTGCTTTTGCTTATGAGGCAGGTAATAAAGGTGGTTCATTACCTACGGTGTTAAATGCAGCCAATGAGGCAGCAGTTGATTTGTTTTTAAATGAGAAGATTACCTTTTTAGAAATCGAAGAAGTGATTGCTAATGCAATGGCACATTATCCATTTATCGATCAGCCTGATATCAGTGCTATTCAAAAGATTGACCAGGAAGTTCGACAGCAAATCTATGAAAAATATTGA
- a CDS encoding proline--tRNA ligase: MRHSKTLIPTLKEVPADAEIRSHQLLVRAGYIRQTASGIYSLLPLGNKVLKNVEKIVHEEMEKIGAVEMLMPALQPSELWKETGRWNSYGRELMRLNDRHDREFALGATHEEVTTSLIADEVKSYKKLPLSVYQIQTKYRDEKRPRFGLLRGREFVMKDAYSFHTSQESLDEAYQKFYTAYQNIFSRCGLNFRAVIADSGAMGGKDTHEFMALSEVGEDTIAYSDSSDFAANIEMASVHLDYPENTEAMQELEIVDTPGYKTMEQVSQFLHEPLEKGIKSLLFKVDERFVLVLSRGDHEINDIKLKHALEAFDVELASQEEASQLFGAEVGSIGPVSVPDEIEVIADHAVAVMKNAYCGTNENDKHYKNANPDRDFNISSFHDLRFIKEGDPSPDGQGTIQFAKGIEVGQVFKLGTFYAEKLGASYLNEQGKQETMTMGCYGVGVSRTIAAIVEQYNDENGIKWPKEITPYQVHLIAVNPKNDEQSELAEEIYQQLEANNISVLYDDRKERPGVKFADSDLIGLPVRVTVGKKAADGYVECKLRENGEQEDLHLSDLLPKLHAMFN, encoded by the coding sequence ATGAGACATAGTAAAACACTTATCCCAACTTTAAAAGAAGTACCAGCAGATGCGGAAATCAGAAGTCACCAACTATTAGTTCGTGCTGGATATATCCGTCAGACTGCATCAGGTATTTACAGCTTATTACCATTAGGGAATAAAGTTCTAAAAAACGTTGAAAAAATAGTTCATGAAGAAATGGAAAAAATAGGAGCAGTGGAGATGCTGATGCCTGCTCTGCAACCTTCTGAGCTCTGGAAGGAAACGGGCAGATGGAATAGCTACGGTCGAGAATTAATGCGACTAAATGACCGCCACGACCGTGAATTTGCCTTAGGAGCAACACATGAAGAAGTAACCACAAGTCTCATTGCAGATGAAGTGAAAAGTTATAAGAAACTTCCACTTAGTGTATATCAGATCCAAACAAAGTATCGCGACGAAAAAAGACCTCGTTTTGGTTTGTTACGTGGACGTGAATTTGTTATGAAGGATGCCTATTCTTTCCATACATCGCAGGAAAGTCTTGACGAAGCATACCAAAAATTTTACACAGCTTACCAGAATATTTTTTCTCGCTGTGGATTGAATTTCCGAGCGGTTATAGCAGATTCCGGCGCCATGGGCGGAAAGGATACCCATGAATTTATGGCGTTGTCCGAAGTTGGAGAAGATACAATTGCCTACTCAGATTCGTCTGACTTTGCAGCGAATATTGAGATGGCGTCTGTCCATTTGGACTATCCGGAGAATACAGAAGCAATGCAGGAATTAGAAATAGTAGATACACCTGGCTATAAGACAATGGAGCAAGTATCACAATTTTTACATGAACCATTGGAAAAAGGTATCAAATCACTGTTATTTAAAGTGGACGAACGGTTTGTCCTGGTGTTGTCACGTGGAGACCATGAAATAAATGATATTAAATTAAAGCATGCTCTCGAGGCATTCGACGTTGAATTAGCATCCCAGGAAGAAGCAAGTCAATTATTTGGGGCAGAAGTTGGTTCGATTGGGCCTGTATCTGTACCGGATGAGATAGAAGTCATTGCCGATCATGCCGTTGCAGTTATGAAAAATGCATACTGCGGTACTAATGAAAATGATAAGCATTATAAAAATGCTAATCCTGATCGCGATTTTAACATATCTTCTTTCCATGATCTTCGATTCATCAAGGAAGGTGATCCCTCTCCAGATGGACAGGGAACCATCCAATTTGCAAAAGGTATTGAAGTTGGACAGGTCTTTAAATTAGGTACGTTCTATGCAGAGAAACTAGGTGCTTCTTATTTAAATGAACAAGGCAAACAAGAAACCATGACAATGGGGTGTTACGGAGTAGGTGTCTCCCGTACTATTGCAGCTATTGTAGAGCAATATAATGATGAGAACGGGATAAAGTGGCCAAAAGAAATAACTCCTTATCAAGTTCATTTGATTGCAGTGAACCCTAAGAATGATGAACAATCGGAACTGGCTGAAGAAATCTATCAACAATTAGAAGCAAATAACATATCTGTTTTATATGACGACCGTAAAGAACGTCCAGGTGTGAAATTTGCAGACAGTGATTTAATTGGATTGCCTGTTCGTGTGACAGTTGGTAAGAAAGCTGCAGACGGCTATGTCGAATGCAAGTTGAGAGAGAATGGGGAACAAGAAGATCTTCACCTATCAGATTTGCTTCCGAAATTACATGCAATGTTTAACTAA